The following proteins are encoded in a genomic region of Takifugu rubripes chromosome 21, fTakRub1.2, whole genome shotgun sequence:
- the LOC101071694 gene encoding histone-lysine N-methyltransferase SETD1B-A-like isoform X5 — MCKIHGNTEEVEIFYNPKNKKHLGIAKVIFDTVKAAKDAVQHLHQTSVMGNIIHVEIDPKGENRERYIQLLLRGLYTPWTLPVGSSEQALQGLIDSLAQHSSVSSPTMIATPLSQDTAYSSICQDTPCSFMCTPCSQGTPRTPFFSATPLSQDSCYSSLQATPVLQGESFTLSVPKPLRKDVCSHKSTGPHRGKVTDFFFLKKPQPPHALCAPLLSSSQDLEVWDDSAQSSPHNSTVSTPLQEPVVSATPNSSYGNCASSATLNINITPVESISFSKPSKVESLDSRIESLLINRKNSPLSVMCGKTLEADVSSEDRPTSSANSLPASDHLPTSSASCATSSERDSSLTEENEEDETAQAVSFLTRHAQSPRSPDITLAECSTGTEAKQMQPFLRLKEHQAADENNANKSPAPTEETSFAHPPSFPSTENASLPLFRIQSNCSQPTKTPFPLPIPPFPPVSPHLLNGTIPFPPPGWVPPPGQHIPIPPPTIPPPSLPAPPTFLRPPPPLMVPPCVPPPLFRFPFPMVPPAPLDTSSQSNGTTPLPFPLPPWPSPFKFNPFVPPPNFPVVRENPHKLTIEKVLQVIIDELKVIIKKDITRRMIEGIAFKTFEDWWECEDRKTKMQDSTLKGETTVGEKSRTAINPHGWLRIEQGKKPPLPSFKVKRKQICDSASSKDTDSVLSSAHDTSVEKLSDDTFIPNRAKRRHARPHMLDSDDDDDDDGDKRKEAYTKEETSDQPHQGLMTDDPQSLSIGDGDDEAEEEVGAQKYSQEDSSIFQTTEDVQCLDDMSHGSSPSEFSSDLDSSDSSHSESSEESSYSELSLENEDMQEEQRADDSSEDCIIVSSDDESMQIEAPMTPLAPLTPGAELDLCLENWSGPFDAEDPEDGRCNSCQHDICELDPVSGFQNSDSPEYAPSQPLVGFPAELDLDAELEDPASLQGSVVEPLRPVTPTGIVVDSDPDLLLRSKPTSPTVQEMDRPQTPGMGIVFELEPEDSADEAHTEPFPVSSTPLQTLYQDRPRTPGRENKNYWTLCNSVGESDREMAECSTCRLPAASYVRAPKTPGRDIILSRGDVFYRRKNTSQTLLCDSHSVSSPCCISDSSSLSSDGRETWSGSGVRAKPLQGLENMPGRLYEGSWRESEDAFLERKHKKLKRRWKLSQRQRSLKRVGVSPSSYRRRSPGGERRILHKVWEDGLDEEDSELLHCAYDRLQAQGCGQGWINDTLWTPHPLTKVPTEKEDRPQPWLPQHKTGSARSEGFYRTSTKDKRTYMNNTDLSAELPSTQGTGVAGQQSTSLRWGSDFRLEQRRLLSSFNCDSDLLKFNQLKFRKKMTRFSPSHIHEWGLFAMEPIAAEEMVMEYVGEIIRQVIADMREQRYEESGIRSSYMFRIDQETIIDATKCGNVARFINHSCNPNCYAKIITVESQKKIVIYSRQPISINEEITYDYKFPSEDTKIPCLCRATGCRGSLN, encoded by the exons ATGTGCAAAATCCATGGAAACACCGAAGaagtggagatattttacaatccaaaaaacaaaaagcatctAGGAATTGCAAAGGTCATCTTTGATACAGTGAAGGCAGCGAAAGACGCCGTGCAGCACCTGCACCAGACATCAGTGATGGGAAATATCATCCATGTGGAAATCGACCCTAAAG GTGAAAACAGGGAACGTTacatccagctcctcctgcgtGGCCTTTACACCCCTTGGACGTTGCCAGTCGGCAGCAGTGAACAGGCGCTTCAAGGCTTGATTGACAGTTTGGCA cagcacagcagtgtgTCCAGCCCCACAATGATTGCCACACCCCTTTCCCAGGACACAGCCTACTCCAGTATTTGCCAGGATACACCTTGCAGCTTCATGTGTACACCATGCTCTCAGGGAACCCCCCGCACCCCTTTCTTCTCCGCCACGCCTCTCTCCCAGGACTCTTGCTACTCCAGCCTTCAGGCAACTCCGGTCCTCCAGGGAGAGTCTTTTACTCTCAGTGTTCCAAAACCTTTAAGGAAAGACGTCTGCAGCCATAAATCCACGGGCCCTCACAGGGGCAAAGTCACGGACTTCTTCTTTTTGAAGAAACCACAGCCACCACACGCGCTTTGTGCACCTTTACTCAGTAGTAGTCAGGATCTTGAAGTGTGGGATGACAGTGCACAATCCTCTCCTCACAACAGTACAGTGTCTACCCCCCTTCAAGAACCTGTGGTTTCTGCAACTCCAAATTCATCCTATGGAAACTGCGCGTCTTCAGCAACTCTCAACATTAATATCACACCAGTTGAGTCTATTAGCTTTTCCAAACCCTCTAAAGTTGAGAGCCTGGACTCCCGTATTGAAAGTTTGCTAATAAACAGAAAGAATTCCCCTCTTTCAGTCATGTGTGGAAAGACTCTGGAGGCTGATGTGTCCTCTGAAGACCGCCCAACTAGTTCAGCCAACTCCCTCCCGGCCTCAGACCACTTGCCCACTTCCTCTGCATCCTGCGCTACCAGCTCTGAAAGGGATTCTTCACTTACGGAGGAAAACGAGGAGGATGAAACTGCACAAGCGGTGTCTTTTCTAACAAGACATGCACAATCTCCTCGCTCACCTGACATCACTCTGGCAGAATGCAGCACCGGAACAGAAGCGAAACAGATGCAGCCATTCCTTCGTTTAAAG GAGCATCAGGCAGCAGATGAAAATAACGCCAACAAGTCACCCGCACCAACAGAGGAGACCTCTTTTGCTCACCCTCCATCCTTTCCCTCTACAGAAAACGCCTCTCTTCCCCTTTTTAGAATTCAGTCGAACTGTTCCCAGCCAACGAAGACCCCCTTTCCTTTACCCatccctccatttcctcctgtctcacctcacCTGCTGAATGGGACAATTCCCTTCCCCCCTCCAGGGTGGGTCCCGCCACCAGGCCAGCACATCCCCATCCCACCTCCCAccattcctcctccttctcttcccgctCCACCTACATTTCTCCGACCCCCTCCACCTCTGATGGTACCACCATGTGTTCCACCACCTTTGTTCAGATTTCCATTTCCCATGGTGCCCCCTGCTCCTTTGGATACAAGTTCTCAAAGCAATGGCACTACTCCTCTACCTTTCCCACTGCCTCCCTGGCCTTCACCTTTCAAATTTAACCCCTTTGTCCCGCCGCCAAACTTCCCAGTTGTGAGGGAAAATCCCCATAAGCTTACAATAGAAAAGGTTTTACAAGTCATCATTGATGAGCTGAAGGTAATTATTAAAAAGGACATCACACGTAGGATGATTGAAGGAATTGCTTTTAAGACGTTTGAAGACTGGTGGGAGTGTGAAGATAGGAAAACAAAG ATGCAGGATTCTACTTTAAAAGGAGAAACAACCGTTGGGGAAAAGAGCAGAACTGCAATTAATCCCCATGGATGGCTCAGGATAGAACAGGGCAAAAAACCTCCACTGCCATCTTTCAAG GTAAAACGAAAACAAATCTGTGATTCTGCCTCATCAAAGGACACAGACAGTGTGTTAAGCTCAGCTCATGACACCTCTG ttgAAAAACTGAGCGATGACACATTTATACCTAATAGAGCCAAACGCAGACATGCAAGACCACATATGCTTGACtccgatgatgatgacgatgatgatggagataaaagaaaagaagcttaCACAAAAGAAGAAACTTCAGACCAACCACATCAGGGTTTGATGACCGACGATCCTCAAAGTTTG TCTATTGGAGACGGTGATGatgaggctgaggaagaggtGGGAGCACAGAAATATTCGCAGGAGGATTCCAGCATCTTTCAAACCACTGAAGACGTCCAATGTTTAG ATGATATGTCACATGGCAGCTCCCCTAGTGAGTTCTCCTCTGACTTGGACTCCTCTGACTCGTCCCACTCGGAGAGTTCTGAGGAATCATCCTATTCTGAGCTCAGTCTTGAAAATGAAGacatgcaggaggagcagcgtgCGGACGACAGCAGCGAAGACTGTATCATAGTGTCGTCAGACGACGAGTCAATGCAAATAGAGGCTCCCATGACCCCCTTGGCCCCACTAACCCCGGGTGCTGAGCTGGACCTATGTCTAGAAAACTGGTCGGGTCCCTTCGACGCGGAGGACCCCGAGGACGGCCGTTGCAACTCTTGTCAGCACGACATCTGTGAACTGGACCCTGTTAGTGGGTTCCAAAACAGTGACTCCCCGGAATATGCACCATCCCAGCCGCTTGTAGGATTTCCAG CAGAGCTGGACCTTGACGCAGAACTGGAGGATCCTGCCTCGCTACAGGGATCTGTTGTGGAACCCCTGAGACCTGTGACTCCGACAGGTATTGTGGTGGACAGTGACCCCGACTTGCTCCTGAGAAGTAAGCCGACGTCCCCAACAGTGCAGGAGATGGACCGACCGCAAACGCCGGGAATGGGGATCGTGTTTGAACTGGAACCTGAGGACTCGGCTGATGAAGCACACACTGAGCCTTTCCCAGTTTCCTCCACGCCGTTGCAGACATTATACCAGGACAGACCCAGGACGCCTGGCCGAGAGAATAAAAATTACTGGACCCTTTGCAATTCTGTGGGTGAATCTGACAGGGAGATGGCAGAATGCAGCACGTGCAGGCTGCCTGCTGCCTCATACGTCAGAGCCCCAAAGACTCCTGGGAGGGACATCATCCTATCCCGGGGAGATGTGTTctacaggaggaaaaacacctCACAAACCCTTTTGTGCGACTCTCATAGCGTGTCGTCACCATGCTGCATCTCAgactcctcttcactctcttcaGATGGGAGGGAAACCTGGAGCGGCTCAGGGGTACGGGCCAAACCCTTGCAAGGACTGGAGAACATGCCCGGGCGTCTTTATGAaggaagctggagagagagcgaggacgcTTTCCTggagagaaaacacaagaaGTTAAAGAGGAGGTGGAAACTCTCTCAACGGCAGAGATCACTCAAAAGAGTTGGAGTTTCTCCCTCCTCTTACAGGCGCCGTTCACCTGGTGGGGAAAGGAGGATTCTTCACAAGGTCTGGGAGGATGGCCTGGATGAAGAAGATTCCGAGCTGCTGCACTGTGCCTATGACAGGCTGCAGGCACAGGGCTGTGGCCAAGGGTGGATCAATGACACCCTGTGGACACCTCACCCTC TGACAAAGGTTCCCACTGAGAAGGAGGACAGACCTCAACCCTGGCTACCTCAGCACAAAACCGGCTCCGCTCGGAGTGAAGGGTTCTACAGAACCAGTACCAAAGATAAACGGACGTATATGAACAACACAGATCTGTCCGCTGAGCTTCCATCTACACAG GGAACGGGCGTCGCCGGCCAACAGTCAACATCACTGCGTTGGGGATCCGACTTCAGGTTGGAACAGCGTCGTCTCCTGTCTTCGTTCAATTGTGATAGTGACCTGCTCAAGTTCAACCAACTGAAG TTCCGTAAGAAAATGACCCGTTTCAGTCCAAGTCACATTCATGAGTGGGGCCTGTTCGCTATGGAACCTATAGCAGCAGAAGAGATGGTGATGGAGTATGTGGGCGAAATCATCAGACAG GTCATTGCTGACATGAGAGAGCAGAGATATGAAGAAAGCGGCATTAGAAGCAGTTACATGTTCAGAATTGATCAGGAAACTATTATTGACGCCACCAAATGTGGAAACGTGGCCAGATTTATTAACCACAGCTGTAAT CCTAACTGCTACGCAAAGATCATCACTGTGGAGTCTCAGAAGAAGATAGTCATATACTCccggcagccaatcagcatcaaTGAAGAGATCACATATGACTACAAGTTTCCTTCTGAGGACACAAAGATTCCATGTTTGTGCAGAGCCACTGGCTGCCGTGGGTCCTTGAACTGA